A single region of the Changchengzhania lutea genome encodes:
- a CDS encoding M16 family metallopeptidase, with product MKKNNSIFKRLCFTVLLVLLSINIQGQIKETASVEGITQYVLDNGLKVLLFPDNSSQTITVNITYLVGSRHEGYGEKGMAHLLEHMVFKGTPNHPDIPKELTAHGARPNGTTYFDRTNYFETFNATDENLDWALDLEADRMLNSYIAKKDLESEFSVVRNEFERSENSPSRVLMQKVVSSAYLWHNYGQSTIGNRSDIERVPIENLKAFYKKYYRPDNAVLMITGKFDKDKTLALVEKKFGSLKNPNIALNDVPTVEPAQDGEKRVTLSRVGDLQIVSALYHMPAGSHEDYAAMSVAEQILTDNPSGRLYKALVDGKKASSLYSYIPFTKEPSFMYINVDVPSDKSLEEAENVMLSLLDDLKNHPITDEELKRAKANILKQVDQLSRNSAYLGTFTSEFIGAGDWRLLFIQRDRIEAMTAEKVNAAINRYLIYTNRTVGNFIPTKEPIRVEIEHTENLDELVADYKGKESLGEGQAFDISYDNIQSTLNSGTLEQTPIEYGFIKKDNRGETITLSFIIRNGNVDDFMNKGRLASYTAKMLDKGTQNFSRQEIEDKLSAMKSSIRFSGSNGRINANINTTKEYLMDALALMTDMLKNPKFDQAELDKLKTQELASIEKNKTEPQFLAGKTLRLLNQRYKKGHPSYVTTIEEDVEEVNAVTIEKLQDYYNTFYGISDNASLIAIGNIDEEAIKDYFEKAYADFKTDKPYTEISNSFKPNNTANDKIKTPDKKNAISIGMMSFEASQEDKDFAALEIASSIFGGGFLNSRIAGRLRQKDGVSYGAGGRVSVDPDKKDKNSSVMVYAIYAPENASKVQLGFKEEIERFIKEGITEEELKVALTSWVQGENVSRAKDNELSRTISNNLYFDRDMMFQKDIEERVTNLTVEDVNKAIKKYFKTFDKWTVVNAGDFEEMEINNEDEKVD from the coding sequence ATGAAAAAAAACAATTCAATTTTTAAAAGGCTGTGCTTTACAGTCCTTTTAGTATTATTATCCATTAATATTCAAGGTCAAATTAAAGAAACGGCTAGTGTGGAAGGTATCACACAATATGTTTTAGATAATGGCTTAAAAGTATTGTTATTCCCAGACAATTCCTCGCAAACTATTACGGTAAACATCACCTATTTAGTGGGTTCTAGACATGAAGGTTACGGAGAAAAAGGTATGGCACACCTCTTAGAACACATGGTGTTTAAAGGAACGCCTAATCATCCGGATATCCCAAAAGAATTAACGGCGCATGGGGCAAGACCTAATGGTACTACGTATTTTGACCGTACTAATTATTTTGAGACTTTTAATGCCACAGATGAAAACCTGGATTGGGCACTGGACCTTGAAGCCGATAGAATGCTGAATTCATACATTGCAAAAAAAGATTTGGAATCTGAGTTTTCTGTAGTTAGAAATGAATTTGAGCGCAGTGAGAATTCACCATCCAGAGTATTGATGCAAAAGGTAGTGAGTTCTGCTTATTTATGGCATAATTACGGACAATCTACCATAGGGAATCGCTCTGATATAGAACGTGTTCCCATTGAAAACCTAAAAGCGTTTTACAAAAAATACTACCGTCCAGATAACGCAGTGTTAATGATTACGGGCAAGTTTGATAAGGACAAAACATTGGCGCTTGTTGAGAAAAAATTTGGATCGCTTAAAAACCCAAACATAGCTTTAAACGATGTTCCTACCGTTGAGCCAGCACAAGATGGCGAAAAGAGAGTTACTCTAAGTCGTGTAGGCGATCTTCAAATCGTATCGGCATTGTATCATATGCCTGCAGGCTCGCATGAAGATTATGCTGCGATGTCTGTTGCTGAGCAAATATTAACAGACAATCCTTCTGGTAGATTATACAAAGCGTTAGTAGATGGTAAAAAAGCCTCAAGCTTATATTCTTATATTCCGTTTACTAAAGAACCTTCATTTATGTACATCAATGTAGATGTGCCTTCAGATAAGTCTTTAGAAGAAGCTGAAAATGTAATGCTGTCATTACTAGATGACTTGAAGAATCATCCGATAACCGATGAAGAACTTAAACGTGCCAAGGCCAATATCTTAAAGCAAGTGGATCAGCTTAGTAGAAATTCTGCCTATCTAGGCACCTTCACGAGTGAATTTATCGGAGCTGGAGACTGGCGATTATTATTTATTCAAAGAGACCGAATTGAAGCGATGACTGCTGAAAAAGTAAATGCAGCTATCAATAGATACTTGATTTATACCAACAGAACTGTTGGGAATTTTATACCAACCAAAGAACCGATCCGTGTTGAGATTGAGCATACTGAAAATCTTGATGAGTTGGTAGCAGATTATAAAGGGAAGGAAAGTCTTGGTGAAGGCCAGGCGTTCGATATCTCATATGATAATATTCAAAGCACGCTCAATTCTGGAACACTGGAGCAAACGCCTATTGAATATGGTTTTATTAAAAAAGATAACCGTGGTGAAACTATAACACTTTCATTCATTATTAGAAATGGTAATGTTGATGATTTTATGAATAAAGGCCGTTTGGCAAGCTATACGGCTAAAATGCTAGATAAAGGCACTCAGAATTTTTCAAGACAAGAGATTGAAGATAAGTTAAGTGCAATGAAATCGTCTATTCGTTTTTCCGGATCTAATGGGCGCATAAACGCTAATATTAACACAACAAAAGAGTATCTCATGGATGCCTTAGCGTTAATGACAGACATGCTTAAAAACCCAAAGTTTGATCAAGCCGAATTAGATAAACTTAAAACACAGGAATTGGCCAGCATTGAAAAAAATAAAACGGAACCTCAATTTTTAGCAGGTAAAACCTTGCGCCTTTTAAATCAAAGGTATAAAAAAGGCCATCCCTCTTATGTAACAACTATAGAAGAAGATGTTGAAGAGGTTAATGCAGTCACTATTGAAAAATTACAGGACTATTATAATACGTTTTATGGTATTTCAGACAATGCATCCTTGATAGCCATTGGTAATATTGATGAGGAGGCCATCAAAGATTATTTTGAAAAGGCATATGCAGATTTTAAAACCGATAAACCATATACTGAAATATCAAACAGTTTCAAGCCCAACAACACGGCCAATGATAAGATAAAAACACCAGACAAAAAGAACGCCATTAGTATTGGCATGATGTCTTTTGAAGCTAGTCAAGAAGATAAGGATTTTGCCGCTCTGGAAATAGCAAGTTCCATATTTGGTGGTGGGTTTTTAAATTCTAGAATTGCCGGAAGGTTGCGCCAAAAGGATGGTGTGAGTTATGGCGCAGGAGGCAGAGTGAGTGTAGATCCAGATAAAAAGGACAAAAACTCTTCGGTAATGGTCTATGCCATTTATGCGCCAGAAAACGCATCCAAAGTGCAGCTAGGTTTTAAAGAGGAAATCGAAAGATTCATCAAAGAGGGCATTACAGAAGAAGAGCTAAAAGTAGCCTTGACGAGTTGGGTTCAAGGTGAAAATGTGTCGCGTGCCAAGGATAATGAACTTTCAAGAACCATCAGTAATAATTTATATTTTGATAGGGATATGATGTTTCAAAAAGATATTGAAGAACGTGTTACTAATTTAACTGTTGAAGATGTTAATAAAGCCATCAAGAAATATTTCAAAACATTTGATAAATGGACGGTGGTCAACGCTGGAGATTTTGAAGAAATGGAAATTAACAATGAAGATGAGAAAGTAGATTAA
- a CDS encoding CIA30 family protein: MILFKFNNDSNISDWRIVDDVVMGGKSSGSFNLSNSGTGVFEGYVSLENNGGFSIVQFNFETKNVNALTTVVIKLKGDGKNYQFRVKSNTDDDFSYVVPFETTGDWQTITIPFDSMYPTFRGRKLDAVNFPGKSIEMIAFLIANKKEESFKLEIDSIILM, encoded by the coding sequence ATGATACTTTTTAAATTTAATAATGACAGTAATATCTCCGATTGGCGTATAGTTGATGATGTCGTTATGGGCGGTAAGTCTAGCGGCTCATTTAATTTAAGCAACTCGGGGACAGGGGTATTTGAAGGCTATGTATCATTGGAAAATAACGGTGGATTTTCCATAGTACAATTTAATTTTGAAACTAAGAATGTTAATGCACTCACGACTGTGGTAATTAAACTAAAAGGGGATGGTAAAAACTATCAGTTCAGGGTCAAGTCCAATACTGACGACGACTTTTCATACGTGGTACCATTTGAGACTACTGGAGATTGGCAAACCATCACAATACCTTTCGATAGTATGTATCCTACATTTAGGGGTAGAAAATTGGACGCTGTTAATTTTCCAGGTAAAAGCATAGAAATGATTGCTTTTCTGATTGCTAACAAAAAAGAAGAATCGTTTAAACTAGAAATTGATAGTATAATTTTAATGTGA
- a CDS encoding PLP-dependent cysteine synthase family protein: MDYAKNILETIGNTPLVKLNKLTADLPCLVLAKYETFNPGNSTKDRMALKMIEDAEADGRLKPEGTIIEGTSGNTGMGLALVAIVKGYKCIFVISDKQSKEKMDILRAVGAEVVVCPTDVEPSDPRSYYSVSKRLGEETPNSWYVNQYDNPSNAQAHYESTGPEIWKQTDGKITHFVVGVGTGGTISGVGKYLKEQNPNIKIWGVDTYGSVFKKYHETGVFDENEIYPYVTEGIGEDILPENVNFSLIDGFTKVTDKDAAVYTQKLAKEEGMFLGNSAGSAIKGVLQLQEHFTKDDVVVVLFHDHGSRYVGKMFNNDWMRKMGYLE, encoded by the coding sequence ATGGATTACGCTAAAAATATACTTGAAACGATAGGGAATACCCCGCTAGTAAAATTAAATAAACTTACCGCTGATTTGCCATGCTTGGTTTTGGCAAAATATGAAACCTTCAACCCTGGTAATTCAACAAAAGACCGAATGGCACTCAAAATGATTGAGGATGCTGAAGCAGACGGTAGATTAAAACCTGAGGGGACTATTATCGAAGGGACTTCAGGTAATACTGGAATGGGCTTAGCATTGGTGGCCATTGTTAAAGGGTATAAATGTATTTTTGTTATAAGTGATAAACAATCCAAAGAGAAAATGGATATTTTACGTGCTGTAGGTGCTGAGGTTGTCGTTTGCCCTACAGATGTAGAACCATCAGATCCCCGTTCATACTATTCGGTGTCTAAGCGTTTGGGTGAAGAAACACCAAATTCGTGGTATGTAAACCAATACGATAACCCCAGTAATGCCCAAGCACATTATGAAAGTACCGGACCAGAAATCTGGAAACAGACCGACGGTAAGATTACGCATTTTGTAGTGGGTGTTGGTACAGGGGGAACCATTTCAGGGGTTGGTAAATATTTAAAAGAGCAAAATCCAAATATTAAAATTTGGGGTGTTGATACCTACGGAAGTGTTTTTAAGAAATACCATGAAACGGGTGTTTTTGATGAAAACGAGATTTATCCTTACGTGACAGAAGGCATTGGTGAAGATATACTACCAGAGAATGTGAATTTTAGCTTAATTGATGGTTTTACCAAAGTAACTGATAAGGATGCGGCTGTGTATACACAGAAACTGGCCAAGGAAGAAGGTATGTTTTTAGGCAATTCTGCGGGTTCAGCAATTAAGGGTGTTTTACAACTACAGGAACATTTTACTAAAGATGATGTGGTTGTCGTGCTCTTTCATGATCACGGGAGTCGTTATGTTGGAAAAATGTTCAATAACGATTGGATGCGAAAAATGGGGTATTTGGAATAA
- a CDS encoding ABC transporter permease has translation MNYEYFIAKRIIGSKAYKSSISAPIIKIGIAAIAIGIIVMMIAMATGMGLQNKIRDKVVAFNGHVNIANYDSNNSQESIAPISKNQDFYPEFKTVEGISHIQAVATKFGVIRTETDFEGAILKGVDGDYNWNYFEEFLVTGRLPNFDKKWSEEVLISQYLANRLGFEVGERFQMVFAKEDPEKLPNIITFNIVGVYNSGFQDLDKQFLIGNIRHIQRINKWEDDQIGNFEVFVTDYDNLDKKGIEIYQNTPSTLNTITITDKYSMIFEWIKIFDKNTYGIIGIMILVAGINMITALLVLILERTQMIGILKALGSTNWSIRKLFLYNASYLIFLGLLWGNFLGLGLLFSQKYFKLFPLDPSVYYVTEAPVYISFGYIALLNIGTLVLCMLMLLVPSYIITKISPVRAIRFE, from the coding sequence TTGAATTACGAGTATTTTATAGCTAAACGTATTATTGGTAGTAAAGCGTATAAAAGTAGCATATCGGCACCAATAATAAAAATTGGTATAGCAGCGATTGCTATAGGTATTATTGTCATGATGATTGCCATGGCGACAGGGATGGGATTGCAAAATAAAATTCGAGATAAAGTCGTGGCATTTAACGGGCACGTGAACATTGCTAACTACGATAGTAATAATTCTCAGGAAAGTATAGCGCCAATTTCTAAAAACCAAGACTTTTATCCAGAATTTAAAACTGTAGAAGGTATATCCCATATTCAAGCGGTGGCGACTAAATTTGGAGTCATACGAACCGAAACAGATTTTGAGGGAGCAATTTTAAAAGGTGTAGACGGTGACTATAATTGGAATTATTTTGAAGAGTTTTTAGTTACAGGTCGCTTGCCAAATTTCGATAAGAAATGGAGTGAAGAAGTGTTAATCTCTCAATATCTAGCAAACCGATTGGGCTTCGAGGTGGGCGAGCGGTTTCAAATGGTGTTTGCTAAAGAAGATCCAGAAAAACTTCCAAACATTATCACTTTTAATATTGTAGGTGTTTATAATTCAGGGTTTCAAGATTTAGACAAGCAGTTTTTAATCGGCAATATTCGGCATATCCAACGTATAAACAAATGGGAAGATGACCAAATTGGTAATTTTGAGGTATTTGTTACCGACTATGATAATTTGGATAAAAAAGGTATTGAGATTTACCAAAATACACCTTCAACCTTAAATACAATCACTATTACAGATAAGTATAGTATGATTTTTGAGTGGATAAAAATTTTTGATAAAAACACCTACGGTATTATCGGGATTATGATATTGGTAGCGGGTATTAATATGATTACAGCATTACTCGTGTTAATTCTGGAACGTACTCAAATGATTGGTATTTTAAAAGCCTTAGGAAGCACGAATTGGAGTATTAGAAAGTTGTTCCTATATAATGCTTCTTACCTTATTTTTTTAGGTTTGTTATGGGGCAATTTTTTGGGTTTAGGGCTGCTGTTTTCACAAAAGTACTTTAAACTTTTTCCTTTAGACCCCAGTGTATATTACGTTACCGAGGCTCCTGTTTATATTAGTTTCGGATATATAGCCTTGCTAAACATCGGGACACTAGTCTTGTGTATGCTCATGCTTTTGGTACCGTCGTATATTATTACTAAGATTTCACCAGTACGGGCTATAAGATTTGAGTAG
- a CDS encoding exo-beta-N-acetylmuramidase NamZ family protein produces MGFKFFKNTVLLFLLVMISCGSKSKSKDTLSAKHDDILKQVQNDSTIIVGANQTETYLYLLKGKRVGIVANQTSVIFKDEELNNEQIATTSAKFRNDDYTHLVDSLMSLNIDIKKVFAPEHGFRGTADAGEDVKDGIDTKTNLPIISLHGKNRKPTKEQLKSLDIIIFDIQDVGVRFYTYISTLHYVMEACAEAEIPLLIFDRPNPNGQYIDGPTLEIENKSFLGMHPIPLVHGMTIGEYAQMVNGEKWLTNELKCDIAIIPIKHYTHDAVYSLPIRPSPNLPNDQSIKLYPSLGLFEGTNINAGRGTEFQFQRYGAPFLDKENLKFNYTPVANFGAKNPKHKNNLCYGEDLKDEEINGVMTLKWIIKAYTNSTDKSLFFLDSGFTKHAGTDKLQKQIEAGLNEEVIKEGWQEDLKAFKKIREKYLIYD; encoded by the coding sequence ATGGGCTTTAAATTTTTCAAAAATACAGTTTTATTATTTCTTTTAGTAATGATTTCTTGCGGAAGTAAATCGAAATCAAAAGATACTTTAAGTGCTAAACATGATGATATTCTAAAACAAGTTCAGAATGACAGTACAATTATTGTTGGTGCAAATCAAACCGAAACTTATTTATACTTACTAAAAGGCAAACGTGTTGGGATTGTGGCGAATCAGACTAGTGTGATTTTTAAAGATGAAGAATTAAATAATGAACAGATTGCCACAACTTCTGCGAAGTTTCGCAATGACGATTACACTCATTTAGTAGACTCATTAATGTCTTTAAATATTGATATTAAAAAAGTATTTGCTCCGGAACATGGGTTTCGTGGTACCGCTGATGCTGGTGAGGATGTTAAAGATGGTATAGACACCAAAACCAATTTACCCATTATTTCACTTCACGGAAAAAACAGAAAACCAACAAAAGAACAACTTAAGAGTTTAGATATTATTATTTTTGATATTCAGGACGTTGGGGTTCGCTTTTATACTTATATTTCTACATTGCATTACGTTATGGAAGCTTGTGCCGAAGCTGAAATACCACTCTTAATATTTGATAGACCAAACCCAAACGGACAATATATTGATGGTCCTACTTTAGAAATTGAGAATAAAAGCTTTTTAGGAATGCATCCTATTCCTTTAGTACACGGTATGACAATTGGTGAATATGCACAAATGGTAAATGGCGAGAAATGGTTAACAAACGAATTAAAATGTGATATTGCTATTATACCTATTAAACATTATACTCATGACGCGGTTTATAGTTTACCTATAAGGCCTTCGCCAAATTTGCCCAACGATCAATCTATTAAACTATATCCAAGTTTAGGGCTTTTCGAAGGTACAAACATAAATGCTGGTCGTGGAACAGAGTTTCAGTTTCAACGCTATGGCGCACCTTTTTTAGACAAAGAAAATCTTAAATTCAATTATACACCTGTTGCAAATTTTGGAGCAAAAAATCCTAAACACAAAAACAACCTTTGCTATGGCGAAGATTTAAAAGATGAAGAAATTAACGGCGTGATGACTCTAAAATGGATTATAAAGGCTTATACAAATTCCACCGATAAATCTTTATTTTTTCTTGACAGTGGTTTTACTAAACATGCTGGAACAGATAAACTTCAGAAACAAATTGAAGCTGGCTTAAATGAAGAAGTTATTAAAGAGGGCTGGCAAGAAGATTTAAAAGCCTTTAAAAAAATTAGAGAGAAATATTTGATTTATGACTAA
- a CDS encoding sterol desaturase family protein, which yields MELILEYFETIPSLHRAIIIIGGLSFFWILEGAIPLFTLDYKKWKHAVPNIFFTITTIAVNLPLAFLFLKSSDWVVANDFGILNWLPEMPIWLYGILGVFLIDFIGAYLPHLIEHKVKPLWMVHLVHHSDHHVDTTTANRHHPLESIIRYVFTLMGIFIIGTPIGLVLLYQSLSVVATQFNHANIRLPKKIDDALSYVIVSPDMHKVHHHYTLPYTDSNYGNIFSVWDRLFGTYMKLDPDKIVYGVDVFPDEVENGRIWSLLKQPFQKYRKPTIKH from the coding sequence TTGGAGCTTATTTTAGAATATTTCGAAACCATCCCATCGCTTCATCGCGCTATTATAATAATTGGTGGTCTTTCATTCTTTTGGATTTTAGAAGGGGCGATCCCTCTGTTTACTCTAGATTATAAGAAATGGAAACATGCCGTTCCAAATATCTTTTTCACCATTACAACCATTGCTGTTAATTTACCATTGGCCTTTTTATTTCTTAAATCCTCCGATTGGGTTGTGGCCAATGACTTTGGAATTCTAAACTGGTTGCCAGAGATGCCTATATGGCTTTACGGTATTTTAGGTGTTTTTTTAATTGACTTTATAGGCGCGTACTTACCACATTTAATTGAGCATAAAGTGAAACCTCTTTGGATGGTTCATTTGGTACATCATTCAGATCATCATGTGGATACAACCACTGCTAACAGACACCATCCCTTAGAAAGCATTATCCGTTATGTGTTTACGCTTATGGGGATTTTTATTATCGGGACACCTATCGGTCTTGTGTTGCTCTATCAGTCCTTGTCGGTTGTTGCAACCCAATTTAACCATGCCAACATCAGGCTTCCAAAAAAAATTGATGACGCTTTAAGTTATGTCATTGTATCACCCGATATGCATAAGGTACATCACCATTATACTTTACCTTATACTGATTCTAACTATGGGAATATTTTTTCTGTATGGGACAGGTTATTTGGGACGTATATGAAACTCGATCCTGATAAAATTGTATATGGGGTTGACGTATTCCCTGATGAGGTTGAAAATGGACGTATTTGGAGTTTGTTAAAACAACCGTTTCAAAAATATAGAAAGCCAACTATAAAGCATTAG